The DNA region CCACAACACTGATCGTGAAATACATCAAGGACCATGCCGGTCACCGCGAGAATAATGGATTGCGGTGGGGTGTCGAGTCGATCTGCCAGGTGCTTACTGGGACGGGGTGAAGACCACCCCGTCCACGTACTACGAATGGGTGGATAAAACACGATCTCACCGAGAACAACGTGATGAGGTGCTCAAGCCCGTGATCCAGAAGGTGTATGCCGCTAATTACGGGGTGCACGGCACCAGGAAAGTCTGGTTGGCGATGAACCGTGAAGGTGTGCCGGTGGCCAGGTGCACGGTAGAACGGCTCATGGGGTTACTTGGCATACAGGGTGCGGTCCGTGGCAAGGTCAAACGCACCACGATCAAAGACTCGAAGGCAGCCCGAGCGAAGGACTTGGTCCGCCGTGATTTCACACCAACGGCACCGGATCGGCTATGGGTAGCTGATTTCACCTATGTTTCGACCTGGTCCGGGTGGGTCTATGTTGCCTTCGTGATCGATGCTTACTCTCGGAGGATCCTGGGCTGGTCAGCGAGTGCTTCTATGAACACCGTGCTAGTGCTCAACGCAGTTAATCAGGCAATCTGGAGTCGTGAACGGGCCGGGGCTGAGATTTCCGGGGTGATTCATCATCACGATGCCGGGGCTCAATACGCCTCCTTGGCCTTCACCGAACGCCTGGCCCAGGCCGGTATCCGCCCCTCGATCGGTTCTGTGGGTGATAGTTACGACAACGTCTTGGCGGAAACCATCAACGGGCTTTATAAGACCGAGCTGATCAAACCCGGCAAGCCCTGGCGGACTCTAGAAGAAGTCGAAATCGGCACTGCTGAATGGGTCGATTGGTACAACCACCGAAGGCTCTACCAGTACTGCGGAGACATCCCACCAGTAGAGCTAGAAAACCACTACTACAATCACTACCAGAGCACGGCAGCCGCCGACAGGCTCATCGTCTGAGAAACCCTCCGGACACACCGGGGCGATTCAGTGCCGCTTTAGCAGAGACCTTGCCTTTGATCGAGATCGTGCGACTAGCGCCGACGGCAAGATTACCAACGGCGCAACTGACCGTCTGCCCCGTTACGGTGCAGGCACTGCCCGCATCCACTTGGCCAGAGCCACCAGTAATGCTTGCGGGCAAGACGTCGCGCGTGGTCACACCAGTGGCTGGCCGCGGCCCGTTGTTCTTGACGGTCAGTCGGTATTCGATCGGCTGACCGTCAAGGGATATTGCGTGACCTGCTCTTTGGTAATTTGCAGATCTGCTGCTGAGGCCACCGGCGTAGTGACTGTGTTGGAGTAAGAGGTTTTGGCCGCGTTGTTATCCAGCGGATCTTGATAGGAAACCGATGCGGTATTTCGTACCGTGCTTGCCGCTGAATCAGCGTTGGCAGTAACTCGGAAAGTGATAGTCGCTTTCGCGCCGGGGGCTAATATGCCACCCGCACTGGCTGTCGCAGCGTTACCCAGGCGCACGGTGACTTGATCTTGGCTGGCGTTATATTCGCCGCGATCATCGCCAGCAGCATCGGTTAAGTTTCCGATTCCGGTACCCGCGGTGATTTTGAGCGATCCCGGAACATAAGTTGTTCCAGTGGGGATTTGATCGGTCAAGACGCTCAAGGGGGCGTCCGAACCACCCGAGTTAGTAACGTCCACCTTGTACTCAAGGGTGTCACCGACTCGCACCGGTGAGTTGCCGCTGATATTTATCACAGACTTATCCGCGGTTAGACACGGAGAGTTACCAAATTTGATGTCGTCAAGGAGATTTCCTGCGCTGGGGCTGCCACCAGAAGTAGAGACTTGAGTCAAAGAGGAATCGCGTGGTGGTTTGACCAGCCGGAACAGTATAGAACCCGCTGTATGTCCCCCAAGCAGTGTTGCCATCCGTAATGTTGGGACCCTGTTGCGTCTGCACCGTGGTGCTGCCAGCTCGGACTCGCATGGTATCCGTGCCATAACGACCGCGGTGTTGAAGTGACCATTTAACGACTTGACCCGGCGTCGTCGCCACGTCTTGATAGAGCGATGCCACGACATTGGCGTTCAACTCCGCAAGCTGGTTTCCGTCCGGTGCGTTAACTCCTTGCGCGCCCTTGCCCCATATTTCGATTTTTCCGTCGGCGGCGGTGGTCTTCCATCCGGGCACATTGGCCTGGTCGAAAAGCACGACGGCGTTGTTAGCTACAGTTGGTTGCTAAAAGCTGCCATTGGTGAGCGTGACCTGTGCAGGGTAAGTGGTCTGGGTCGGATCGGTTACGGCATAATCTTCAACTTCGCCATCGGCCGCCGCGCCAGTTGGGTTGGCGACGTCGTCGGCATCACTCGCGATTCGAAAGCGCGCAACCAGGTCAGTTCCCGCACCGGTAACTGCCGGCAGGTTGGTCCAGTTGAGCGTTGCGACGCCGTTCTGACAGGTGGCGGTGGCAGATTCGTTGGCGTCAAAAACACCGTTTTTGTTGGTGTCCAGCCAAGCCTTCACCGTGCTGCCGGGACCGGTGCATAGAACTTGGACGGAGTAATTTTTCTGTCCGGGAGTGTACAGCGGAAAGCTGTTGGCACCATTGGCTAACAGCTGGGTGACACCTTCATCTGCGGTGCCAGTGGAATCATCCGCGCTCAGCGTGGCGCCAGTTCCGGCTTCTGAGTCCGGGGCAACCCGGCCAAGGTAAACCCCGGCAGATTCGGTGAGCGCTGGCGGATTGAGAAGGCTTTGTGCCGATCCGCTAGCCGTCTGCGGCACCAAATGCTGGGCCACTCCGTAGCTTGCCGGCGCATCTCCGTAGTCGAATGGCAGCATCAGGCCGAACGCGGCGGCTTGCCGCCCGCCACCTTCAATGCGAGTGCTCACCTGAGTGGTGTCACTGAACACGAACGGCGTAGAGGCTGTTCCTTCAGTGTTAGTCAACCGCAGTTGTTTTCCGGACAAGGTTCCGGCCCACATCGTCGAGCCCTTGCGGTAATCCTGGAAATCTACCCAGTCAGTTCCAGTGGTGTTGTACTGCAGAGCCTCAGAAGGGCTGGCGGTTGCTTCACCGTCAGTTGCCACCACGCGCGGAGTAATGGTGCGGCCGTTAATGGTCAGTAAAAAGTTAAAGGTGGCCGCTACTTTGGCTCCGTCAATGTCATTAGCGATCGCGACGTTTCCAGCGGGCGCGTAGGCTTGGCCAGCCGGGCTGCCAACATAAGAACTCAAGCTCTGCACGCGCAAATCCGTCGAGCCGGAGATGCTGCTCTTGGCGGACATCGTGACGGTAGCGCTGACTCCTGGTGCTGGCGAGAAAGTCTTCGACCCGCCAACAGTATTGACCGGGAATCCGGTCATATCGAACCAATAGATCCGCGGTTGATACGGCCCAGAACCAGCGGTCGCATAGTCGGCGTTGGCCGGCGCGATGCCGCCGACGAAACCTACCACCATTCCCGAAGCAACGAGAGCGAGCGATGCTGTGGCAGCCAAGGTGCCATGTAGGGCGCTCTTTGCCATCTTGAGCGCTTGCCGTCGTCGTTGCGAGACACCTTTGAAGTGCCGGCCGGTCCGAACGTGTGCGTTGCGAATCATTGTGTCCCCAAATGGCTCGACCACCGGCCAGCCAAATCTCGTCGTTCCCGCGGAAGAGACAGCGGTCAATCAGCCCTGCTGATGACCGCCGTACACCGAGGAAAATTATCTGTGATTCATTATGCTACCGGGACGTACACCAGGCTGATACCCACATCGTGGTCACATCTTGGTCTAAACTTCGCGGTCTTTGGCGGCAGCAGCCTCGACCACTTCATTCAAATCGTCCTGGCTCAATGTTTCTTTACGAAGGTGTTTGGTGCGGTATCCGGCCCGACCAACCATATGCGCGGAGACCGGAACCGTGAGGAGCTGGAAAATCCAGGCGACCAACAAGATAGGCAGCACGGACCAGCTGCGAAGTTGCAGCGCCATCGCAGCAAGAAGCAAGAAAAGCCCTAGAACCTGCGGTTTTGTCGCCGCATGCATCCGGCTCATCAAGTCGGGAAAGCGCAGTAGACCAATCGCAGCAGCCAAGGAAAGCAATGCACCCAGAATCAAAAAGATCGCGGTGAGCAGGTCGATGAAGCCGTCAAATGCGGTTTGAGTCGCAATCATTGCGGCCTCCTATCGGCTACGTATCTAGCCACCGTGACTGAACCGATGAACCCAATAACAGTGAGTCCAACTAATAGCGGCAAATTGTTCAGATGGTGGTTAACCGCCATATCCGTGGCCAAAGCGGCGGAAAAGATCGCTAACAACACATCGGCGGCAAGAACCCGGTCGAGAAGTGATGGGCCGACGGCGATGCGGTAGATAGCGCCCAGCGCGGCCAGGCTCAAAATCACCCCGACCACAATCAAGACCAAGGTCATAAGCGGCATTCCGAAGACGCTCATCCTGGCATCACCGCCGTCGTCCGCTCCGCGTTCAAGGCGGCGAGCTCGGTTTTACTGCCCATAATCCGAATCAGCCAAGCTTCGGTGGCCCGAACGTCTTCGCGGACTTTGCGGACGTCTTCTTCGTTGCGCACGTTGAGCGCGTGCAGGTACAACGTCGACGTCGAACGGTCTACCTCGATGACCAAAGAACCAGGAATAAGCGAGATGACGTGCCCAGTGGCGGTGACCATGAGATCAGAATGGCTGCGTAATGGCACCGCCACTACCGCATTGGTGATCTTGGGACCCCGTGCCAGCAGCAAGTAATTTACCTGCGCGCTGGCGAGCGCGATTCGCCAGAGGAAAACAAAGGCGTAGCCCACGAAATTAATCACATTGAACCGGCCACTCAGCTCAACTGGCGGCAGATAGAAGATTCGCGTCACGATCAGCGCGATGATTGCACCGAAAATGAGATTCCCGGGACTGAAATCCCGCCACAGCGCACCCCACACTAAGACCAGCCAAATCAGCA from Renibacterium salmoninarum ATCC 33209 includes:
- the mnhG gene encoding monovalent cation/H(+) antiporter subunit G — its product is MIATQTAFDGFIDLLTAIFLILGALLSLAAAIGLLRFPDLMSRMHAATKPQVLGLFLLLAAMALQLRSWSVLPILLVAWIFQLLTVPVSAHMVGRAGYRTKHLRKETLSQDDLNEVVEAAAAKDREV
- a CDS encoding monovalent cation/H+ antiporter complex subunit F, yielding MSVFGMPLMTLVLIVVGVILSLAALGAIYRIAVGPSLLDRVLAADVLLAIFSAALATDMAVNHHLNNLPLLVGLTVIGFIGSVTVARYVADRRPQ
- a CDS encoding Na+/H+ antiporter subunit E, which codes for MTKKRISLKQELPLLIWLVLVWGALWRDFSPGNLIFGAIIALIVTRIFYLPPVELSGRFNVINFVGYAFVFLWRIALASAQVNYLLLARGPKITNAVVAVPLRSHSDLMVTATGHVISLIPGSLVIEVDRSTSTLYLHALNVRNEEDVRKVREDVRATEAWLIRIMGSKTELAALNAERTTAVMPG
- a CDS encoding DUF11 domain-containing protein — protein: MSLDGQPIEYRLTVKNNGPRPATGVTTRDVLPASITGGSGQVDAGSACTVTGQTVSCAVGNLAVGASRTISIKGKVSAKAALNRPGVSGGFLRR
- a CDS encoding DUF11 domain-containing protein, with protein sequence MINISGNSPVRVGDTLEYKVDVTNSGGSDAPLSVLTDQIPTGTTYVPGSLKITAGTGIGNLTDAAGDDRGEYNASQDQVTVRLGNAATASAGGILAPGAKATITFRVTANADSAASTVRNTASVSYQDPLDNNAAKTSYSNTVTTPVASAADLQITKEQVTQYPLTVSRSNTD
- a CDS encoding CshA/CshB family fibrillar adhesin-related protein, yielding MIRNAHVRTGRHFKGVSQRRRQALKMAKSALHGTLAATASLALVASGMVVGFVGGIAPANADYATAGSGPYQPRIYWFDMTGFPVNTVGGSKTFSPAPGVSATVTMSAKSSISGSTDLRVQSLSSYVGSPAGQAYAPAGNVAIANDIDGAKVAATFNFLLTINGRTITPRVVATDGEATASPSEALQYNTTGTDWVDFQDYRKGSTMWAGTLSGKQLRLTNTEGTASTPFVFSDTTQVSTRIEGGGRQAAAFGLMLPFDYGDAPASYGVAQHLVPQTASGSAQSLLNPPALTESAGVYLGRVAPDSEAGTGATLSADDSTGTADEGVTQLLANGANSFPLYTPGQKNYSVQVLCTGPGSTVKAWLDTNKNGVFDANESATATCQNGVATLNWTNLPAVTGAGTDLVARFRIASDADDVANPTGAAADGEVEDYAVTDPTQTTYPAQVTLTNGSF